In the Verrucomicrobiia bacterium genome, one interval contains:
- a CDS encoding JAB domain-containing protein: MSETPPRRRRSKDNHEFGVVRLRELPVPIACCDSPERIYDYWMANIATASWYSQEVECLCVIHLNTRRRATGFHLAGIGTLDTVLMSPREVFRTAILRNAAAIVVAHSHPSGDARPSESDIRATRELVQAGRIIRIEVLDHVVIGQSGPDHPRPWASLRELGLFY, translated from the coding sequence ATGAGCGAAACACCTCCCCGTCGTCGGCGCTCGAAGGACAACCACGAGTTCGGTGTCGTCCGCCTTCGTGAGCTCCCGGTGCCCATCGCCTGCTGCGACAGCCCCGAGCGCATCTACGACTACTGGATGGCGAACATCGCCACGGCATCGTGGTACAGCCAGGAGGTCGAGTGCCTTTGCGTGATCCACCTGAACACACGACGGCGCGCCACCGGCTTCCACCTCGCCGGCATCGGCACGCTCGATACCGTGCTCATGTCTCCGCGTGAGGTGTTCCGGACCGCGATCCTGAGAAACGCCGCGGCCATCGTGGTGGCCCATTCGCACCCTTCAGGGGACGCGAGGCCCAGCGAATCCGACATCCGAGCGACTCGCGAACTCGTTCAGGCGGGCCGCATCATCCGCATCGAAGTCCTCGATCATGTTGTGATCGGACAGTCCGGTCCCGATCACCCGCGCCCGTGGGCGTCGTTGCGCGAGCTCGGCCTGTTCTACTGA
- a CDS encoding phage terminase large subunit family protein produces MGPSRHPLIEGFCSACKPADRRPPWQWCEEHVRVDETSPLPGRWRSDASPWVRPVMDDFANNAIRDIAVQCAAQSAKTQTVMNCACWAIAEDPGPAMWVTATKDELRDFLRDRLTPTFEDCPPVKARMAEPTLTGFAFDGMPFYAGWSGSKARLQSKPIRWLFCDEVRNYAPGRLEMVLKRTRSFWNSRRFLISTPGTKGDAMDTAFRAGDQRVWHFECPACHHLQPLKFEQLKWDSDDTTKPEGKWRFDALAETVRFECAGCGHRIKDTPVDRRWIESHGQFIPQNANAPRSRVSYTWNALLPHWIEWRSIVEEFLAAVDAMRIEGDIEPMFTFVTETLGEPWDLDRWLVTTDDYLQQRKADYDFGDPWPLEKARFIAADRQARGGEHYFWVARAFGAGGASRLLGYGRCSNTTELEEIRRQLNVPVVNAMIDTGFKASEVYRFCMATGWKAMKGDDAEWFLSQDPRTGKTFRRVWRRILVDPTLGARRARVRRHLPLFQWSNPSLKDHLALFTHGVVGQWSIPRKTGRDYVDQMTAEVREEREDSRGRIKVLWVQKRRDNHYLDCELMIDAAAVISGGLKVGTIPDSETAKDNVPAGA; encoded by the coding sequence GTGGGACCGTCCAGACACCCCCTGATCGAAGGCTTCTGCAGCGCATGCAAACCAGCCGACCGCCGGCCTCCTTGGCAGTGGTGCGAGGAACACGTCCGGGTCGACGAGACATCCCCGCTGCCGGGCCGCTGGCGATCCGATGCGTCCCCGTGGGTCCGGCCGGTGATGGACGACTTCGCCAACAACGCTATCCGGGACATCGCCGTCCAGTGCGCGGCCCAGAGCGCCAAGACCCAGACCGTCATGAACTGCGCCTGCTGGGCCATCGCGGAGGACCCCGGCCCCGCGATGTGGGTGACGGCGACCAAGGATGAGCTGCGAGACTTCCTCCGCGACCGGCTGACACCGACCTTCGAAGACTGCCCCCCGGTGAAGGCGCGCATGGCCGAGCCCACGTTGACCGGCTTCGCCTTCGACGGCATGCCATTCTACGCGGGCTGGTCGGGCTCAAAGGCCCGGCTCCAGTCGAAGCCCATCCGCTGGCTCTTCTGCGACGAGGTCCGCAACTACGCACCCGGCCGGCTGGAAATGGTCCTGAAGCGCACCCGATCCTTCTGGAACTCCCGCCGGTTCCTGATTTCGACTCCTGGCACCAAGGGCGACGCCATGGACACCGCGTTTCGCGCCGGTGACCAGCGTGTCTGGCACTTCGAGTGCCCTGCCTGCCACCACCTACAGCCCCTGAAGTTCGAGCAGCTCAAGTGGGATTCCGACGACACCACGAAGCCCGAGGGCAAGTGGCGCTTCGACGCCCTCGCCGAGACGGTCCGCTTCGAGTGCGCGGGCTGCGGACACCGGATCAAGGACACGCCCGTGGACCGCCGATGGATCGAAAGCCACGGGCAGTTCATCCCGCAGAACGCCAACGCCCCGAGGTCACGGGTGAGTTACACGTGGAACGCGCTCCTGCCGCACTGGATCGAGTGGCGGTCCATCGTCGAAGAGTTCCTCGCCGCCGTAGATGCCATGCGGATCGAGGGCGACATCGAACCGATGTTCACGTTCGTCACCGAGACGTTGGGCGAACCGTGGGACCTCGACCGTTGGCTGGTCACCACCGACGACTACCTCCAGCAGCGCAAGGCCGACTACGATTTCGGCGACCCTTGGCCGCTGGAAAAAGCCCGCTTCATCGCGGCCGACCGGCAGGCCCGAGGCGGCGAGCACTACTTCTGGGTGGCACGGGCCTTTGGCGCCGGCGGGGCCAGCCGGCTCCTCGGTTACGGCCGGTGCAGCAACACGACCGAACTCGAAGAAATCCGTCGGCAACTGAACGTGCCGGTGGTCAACGCCATGATCGACACCGGCTTCAAGGCGTCCGAGGTCTACCGCTTCTGCATGGCCACCGGCTGGAAGGCGATGAAGGGCGACGACGCCGAGTGGTTCCTCAGCCAGGACCCGCGAACAGGCAAAACCTTCCGTCGCGTTTGGCGTCGCATCCTGGTCGACCCGACTCTCGGGGCACGCAGGGCGCGAGTCCGGCGGCACCTGCCACTCTTCCAGTGGTCGAACCCGAGCCTGAAGGATCACCTTGCCCTGTTCACTCATGGAGTAGTCGGCCAGTGGTCCATTCCCCGCAAGACGGGCCGGGATTACGTCGACCAGATGACGGCAGAGGTTCGCGAGGAACGGGAGGATTCGCGTGGTCGGATCAAGGTGCTCTGGGTTCAGAAGCGGCGGGACAACCACTACTTGGACTGCGAACTGATGATCGACGCCGCCGCGGTGATTTCAGGCGGCCTGAAGGTGGGCACGATCCCCGATTCCGAGACCGCAAAGGACAACGTTCCCGCTGGGGCGTGA
- a CDS encoding phage portal protein, giving the protein MITLFRRLFPSASNPAKGTSNVRPPQPAAGPAPTVTPVRHYFEALNTVDHRTPIPATGLYVHRLLSKFNRLQLASVARYLWDNVGLVFYATDLVANYSTPMVPRAATLDRKWNEAANSFFDEWAERADFTGRFDFWDLQRLGSFYLDTDGEVFALWTDEAGFPQVQLLESWRIDKPTVADDRIFDGVQIDTQGRVLGYWLDGKTLLDANALVHLFDLERYTQYRGMSPIRRGANDMRDGNDIKGFQKVLSKLSTVLTLAIQGAPLEENPWGSPPEPAGEGSTEEESAPESNAKQRSFTVADLVAGDIPTVPEGHELKQVNTPSAPANNIEVISYLAGCFVAGMGLPPAFFLDEKLTGPNQRAVNGKAQRKFDRRKQVAARLGRSAWQRVIASGIASGALPATDGWARCDFIGPSKITIDAGREMAQEREDVARGLMTRRDHYGNRGRSWRRETDQLFEEIDYILDRAKTVAGEHGIPVETVMASFGLATPKGGGGPSPDNAKDNVPASGNEQSSDNAGGAGADA; this is encoded by the coding sequence GTGATAACCCTCTTCCGCCGCCTCTTCCCGTCCGCCTCGAACCCGGCCAAGGGAACCTCGAACGTTCGCCCGCCCCAACCCGCGGCAGGCCCCGCACCCACGGTGACGCCTGTCCGGCACTACTTCGAGGCGCTGAACACCGTCGACCACCGGACGCCGATCCCAGCCACCGGGCTTTACGTCCACCGGCTGCTGTCGAAGTTCAACCGGCTTCAACTGGCCTCGGTCGCCCGCTACCTCTGGGACAACGTCGGGTTGGTGTTCTACGCCACGGACCTGGTCGCCAACTACTCCACCCCGATGGTCCCCCGAGCGGCGACCTTGGACCGGAAGTGGAACGAGGCCGCCAACAGCTTCTTCGACGAGTGGGCCGAGCGCGCCGATTTCACAGGCCGGTTCGATTTCTGGGACCTGCAACGGCTGGGGTCCTTCTACCTGGACACCGACGGCGAGGTGTTCGCCCTCTGGACGGACGAGGCCGGCTTCCCGCAGGTCCAGCTCCTGGAATCGTGGCGGATCGACAAGCCGACGGTCGCGGATGACCGCATCTTCGACGGCGTCCAAATCGACACGCAGGGCCGGGTCCTCGGGTACTGGCTCGACGGCAAGACCCTGCTCGATGCCAACGCCCTCGTTCATCTCTTCGACCTGGAGCGGTACACCCAGTACCGGGGGATGAGCCCGATTCGCCGTGGGGCGAACGACATGCGGGACGGGAACGACATCAAGGGATTCCAGAAGGTCCTGTCGAAGCTCTCCACGGTCCTGACCCTCGCCATTCAGGGGGCGCCCCTCGAAGAGAACCCGTGGGGCTCGCCCCCGGAACCGGCAGGCGAAGGCTCGACCGAGGAGGAGTCGGCACCGGAGTCGAACGCCAAACAGCGCAGCTTCACCGTCGCCGACCTCGTCGCCGGCGACATCCCCACCGTCCCGGAAGGTCACGAACTGAAACAGGTCAACACTCCCAGCGCGCCGGCCAACAACATCGAGGTCATCAGCTACCTCGCCGGGTGCTTCGTCGCCGGTATGGGCCTCCCGCCCGCCTTCTTCCTCGACGAGAAGCTGACCGGCCCGAACCAGAGGGCGGTGAATGGCAAGGCCCAGCGGAAGTTCGACCGCCGCAAGCAGGTCGCCGCCCGGCTGGGGCGCTCGGCCTGGCAACGGGTCATCGCCAGCGGGATCGCATCCGGCGCACTGCCGGCCACCGACGGCTGGGCGCGGTGCGACTTCATCGGCCCGTCCAAGATCACCATCGATGCCGGCCGCGAGATGGCGCAGGAGCGCGAGGACGTGGCCCGCGGGCTCATGACGCGGCGGGATCACTACGGCAACCGGGGCCGGTCGTGGCGACGCGAGACCGACCAGCTCTTCGAGGAGATCGACTACATCCTCGACCGGGCCAAGACCGTCGCGGGCGAGCACGGCATCCCGGTGGAAACGGTCATGGCGAGCTTCGGTCTTGCCACCCCGAAAGGCGGCGGTGGGCCGTCCCCCGACAACGCAAAGGACAACGTTCCGGCATCGGGTAATGAGCAGAGTTCTGACAATGCTGGCGGCGCAGGTGCCGATGCTTGA
- a CDS encoding S49 family peptidase has translation MSRVLTMLAAQVPMLEARAGQALFTRILGPAAAEPDSWRKVRQNFAPRTTIEDGVGVLEINGVLAYRPDLGELIFDGFEDSAEVLASFHRLEADPEAKAIVLNINSPGGFSVGGAEIADAVRGSAKPAVTWVGGMMCSLAYWIGSQAKAVISGRSAMVGSIGAYVSVVDYHRMLANAGIEVRVFTNKEGAFKAAGMPGTEITSDHASEFTRQAQRTFDLFRADVLRAKDNVPATAMQGQVFDGAEAKRNGLVDALGDLNYAKSVARRLARKGQRSA, from the coding sequence ATGAGCAGAGTTCTGACAATGCTGGCGGCGCAGGTGCCGATGCTTGAGGCCCGTGCCGGGCAGGCCCTCTTCACCCGCATCCTCGGTCCCGCCGCCGCGGAGCCCGACTCCTGGCGCAAAGTCCGGCAGAACTTCGCCCCGCGGACCACGATCGAGGACGGGGTCGGCGTCCTCGAAATCAACGGGGTGCTGGCCTACCGGCCCGACCTTGGGGAGCTGATCTTCGACGGCTTCGAGGATAGCGCGGAGGTCCTGGCATCGTTTCATCGGCTCGAAGCCGATCCCGAAGCCAAGGCCATCGTCCTGAACATCAATTCCCCCGGCGGCTTTTCCGTCGGCGGGGCCGAGATCGCCGATGCCGTTCGTGGTTCCGCCAAGCCCGCCGTGACCTGGGTGGGCGGGATGATGTGCAGCCTCGCCTACTGGATCGGCTCGCAGGCGAAGGCCGTCATCTCGGGTCGCAGCGCGATGGTGGGGAGCATCGGGGCCTATGTGTCCGTGGTGGACTACCACCGGATGCTGGCCAATGCCGGCATCGAGGTCCGGGTGTTCACGAACAAGGAAGGCGCCTTCAAAGCGGCGGGCATGCCGGGGACCGAAATCACGTCCGATCACGCGTCAGAATTCACCCGCCAGGCGCAGCGCACTTTCGACCTCTTCCGGGCCGATGTGCTGCGCGCAAAGGACAACGTTCCCGCTACGGCGATGCAAGGTCAGGTCTTCGATGGGGCGGAAGCCAAGCGCAACGGGCTTGTCGATGCGTTGGGAGACCTGAATTACGCCAAGTCGGTGGCCCGTCGTTTGGCACGCAAAGGACAACGTTCCGCCTGA
- a CDS encoding phage BR0599 family protein, whose protein sequence is MAITLYFSRPVFTWDLDWSTSPVQRLDYDIQEVGYGLKETLLWGDQTHVIRGWTAEVPLDSGEAISEFDAWTAALRGRLVGFWLPAPEQAFRIVAATSPTQFDIEAAGVAATFEDGPELHLWFTKAGEAPVAVKVSSVADLGEGLERVTVSPGLGATPDADWYVRPLLYVRLADDTERAQIIAENRQVRSIKVIELPLEYAAAETGQSPVYLYRFWIDTDPVTEWRLTGFSWDLEIEEHTWTAKRITHGQIQRSTRADMPDFSIECERDPDIPVIHLVPPALSLPLNVEVRESLSLADTGNVIAIGRVQSVRASGRSLVAKCTSFSEVLPRSVPGFLLQARCNWQVFSGPCGASQAAYRKTAEVTAVSGRSVVVTDASLSGIGAAWFAEGWIEVGAGVNREVRTVMASSAAAGNAVTLTLSYPFHRAQTGNAATVIPGCDGKADTCTSKFANFINWGGHRSVSRNITLKGMRTPDIGGGKK, encoded by the coding sequence ATGGCCATCACCCTCTACTTCTCGCGTCCGGTCTTCACGTGGGACCTGGACTGGTCCACGTCGCCGGTCCAGCGCCTAGACTACGACATCCAGGAGGTCGGCTACGGGCTCAAGGAAACGCTGCTCTGGGGTGACCAGACGCACGTCATCCGGGGGTGGACGGCGGAGGTGCCCCTCGATTCCGGCGAGGCCATCTCCGAGTTCGATGCCTGGACGGCTGCCCTGCGGGGGCGGTTGGTCGGCTTCTGGCTCCCGGCCCCGGAGCAGGCCTTCCGGATCGTGGCTGCGACCTCGCCGACCCAGTTCGACATCGAGGCCGCTGGCGTGGCCGCCACGTTCGAGGACGGCCCCGAACTCCATCTCTGGTTCACCAAGGCTGGGGAGGCTCCCGTGGCCGTGAAGGTGTCCTCGGTCGCCGACCTCGGCGAGGGCCTTGAGCGGGTCACGGTGTCGCCCGGCCTTGGGGCGACGCCCGATGCCGACTGGTACGTCCGCCCGCTGCTCTACGTCCGCTTGGCCGACGACACGGAACGCGCCCAGATCATTGCGGAGAATCGGCAGGTGCGCTCGATCAAGGTCATCGAGCTTCCGCTGGAGTACGCGGCCGCCGAGACCGGGCAATCGCCGGTCTACCTCTACCGCTTCTGGATCGACACTGATCCAGTCACGGAATGGCGCCTCACGGGTTTCTCGTGGGACCTCGAAATCGAGGAGCACACCTGGACTGCCAAGCGGATCACGCACGGGCAGATTCAGCGCAGCACCCGGGCGGACATGCCCGACTTCTCAATCGAGTGTGAACGGGACCCGGACATCCCGGTGATCCACTTGGTGCCGCCCGCGTTGTCTCTGCCGCTGAACGTCGAGGTTCGGGAATCCCTCTCCCTCGCCGACACCGGCAACGTGATCGCCATTGGCCGGGTCCAGAGCGTTCGCGCCTCTGGGCGGAGCCTTGTCGCCAAGTGCACCTCGTTTTCGGAAGTCCTGCCGCGCTCGGTGCCCGGCTTCCTCCTGCAGGCCCGCTGCAACTGGCAGGTGTTCTCCGGTCCCTGCGGCGCCAGCCAGGCAGCCTACCGGAAGACCGCGGAGGTGACCGCCGTTTCGGGTCGGAGCGTCGTCGTGACCGACGCCTCCCTGTCCGGAATCGGTGCGGCCTGGTTCGCCGAGGGTTGGATTGAAGTCGGAGCCGGCGTGAACCGCGAGGTTCGCACCGTCATGGCCTCGTCGGCTGCAGCCGGCAACGCGGTGACGCTGACCCTCAGCTACCCGTTCCACCGGGCGCAGACCGGTAACGCGGCCACCGTCATTCCCGGCTGCGACGGGAAGGCCGACACCTGCACCTCGAAGTTCGCCAACTTCATCAACTGGGGCGGGCACCGGAGCGTCTCCCGCAACATCACCCTCAAGGGCATGCGCACGCCCGACATCGGAGGAGGCAAGAAATGA